The Candidatus Obscuribacterales bacterium DNA segment TCTGGTTGCTCTCTTTCCTTCTATCCTCGCGTCCGAGGAATAGCCCGATTTTCATTCAACGTCAAGCCCCTATTTGACTTGACGTTATTTATTACCGTACAAGATGACAATTGGAATTCAGTGGGAATAACACGCAGCCTCGTCTCGAGATCCGCGCTCAATGGGAATCTTCCCATTGACGCTACCCCCCTCTCTAGAATTTAATGGCACCCATGACCCGAGAAAGCCTAGATATAAGTACGTCAACGCTCTCAACACAGTTCAGTACCTAAGGGAAAGAAAAATGGGTAGACAATCAGAAATAAGCAACGAGACAACAACAAAAACTCTGGATAGCTCTGCGTTAAGCGCAATCGGCAATTCACCGGATTTGGTGACAAGTCTTAAAGCCAAGACAGGTGCTGAACAAATTATTGCCGATGGCATGATAAACGATCGCCGCGATGACCGTAGCCGTAACAACTCAGGCTACGTCAATCGCCCAAGAACAAACCTGGATGATGTAAGAGACTTGCAAACGCAACAACAGCAAATGCAATGCGCTCCCAACCAGCCAACCGACAATCCGGCACCAGCTCCTGCGCCAACGCCTGTAGCTGATGCAAATTGCCCACACGAGTGCAAAGAAGTACGCACTCCTAATGGTGACTATCAAGTTCTCAATCAACCACTTGTTCCAGGACAAGTAATGAGAAGTCCGGACAACTGGCAATATGCAGGCGATCAAACTAACGCCAAAATCATGAGCGACACGCTCAACTATTCACAAACAAACACTGAAGACTCCCGTGGCAAGATGTTGCAAAACAGTCGCTACGAAGCTGAAACTCGCCAATACGAACTAAACAGTGAACATGCTCGTGTAGAAGACTCCAAGGACAGAGGCGCCAACAGATTCGCAACTAAAGTTGGTGCTGTCGGCAACTTCGTACAACAAGTGGGCAATGGTGCCTATCCAGTATTGATGGGTACTTCATCCATCGTCTACTCCTCCAATATGAGAGGCGGAAGAGGCGGTTACGGGTACGGTGGCGGCTATGGTTATGGTGGCGGATACGGCGGTGGTTACTGTGGTGGCTACGGCGGACCAATGCTCGGCATAGGTGGCATGGGTATGGGCATGGGCTTTGGCGGATACGGCGGTGGCTATGGCTACGGCTATCCAGCTAGAGGCTTCTATGGTGCACCGATGGTTCCGTACGGCAACACATACATCAACGCCGGCATGAACTTCCCACCACAAGGAAGCTTCAACACACCGATGGGTCGAATGGATGCTCCGCAAGCTACCGGCACTGCTCCTTACAGAAAGTGCGATCAGATTTGTGATCCGAAGCAACCACAGCAACCCGAATACAGCTATCCAAATAGAAAGCGCTAGGATTTAAAGACTAGTTACGTATACATCAGAACTTGTATCAGCATCTGCTATACGTCGCACATCGACTTGAAACACTTGCTTCAACAAAGCAGGTTGCAACACTTCATGCGCACTTGCCGACGCCGCTACACGACTGGGTTGTTGTCCTGATTTTTCCAATAACAAAACTGAATCTGCCAGCTTGGCAATGACGTTCAAGTCGTGCAAAACAACAATAATTCCCAAGCCCTGCTTGCGAAGACTGTCTAGAAGTTCAGCTAATTCCAGCTGATGTCGAAAGTCCAAGTGCGAGATTGGCTCGTCAAGCAACATGAATTGACTGCGCTGGGCAAGAGCGGTGGCAATGAGGGCCCGCTGTCGTTCACCACCGGATAAATTACTCAAATACTTAGTCCGCAATTCTGCCGTTGCCGTTTTTTCAAGTGCCTCATTAACCGCATCCTTATCTTCCGATGAGGCACTCCACGACCACCATTGTTGGTGAGGATTGCGACCGAGAGCCACCAGTTCTTGAACAGTTAGGTCCTGTTCAAATTGCTGAGATTGCGGGACGTAAGACACATGTCCGGCAAATTCACGAGCGGACATCGACCAAATATCTTTGCCGGAAATTTTTACTTCACCAGACACAGGCTTAATTAGACGCGCCAATGATTTTAGTAGAGTCGACTTACCGGCACCGTTTGGTCCGGCTATGGCAAGAATGGTACCGCCTAAGACATTCAGTTGAATATTTTCCGCGACCGGTTTGTCGAATCCTACTGCGAGATCTTTTGCTGTTAAATTCATAGCCCTTCTCCTTTTTGTCTGGAGACAAGCCAGAGGAAAAACGGACCACCCACCAAGGCAAGCAATGTTCCTAGAGGCAATTCTTGTCCTTGCCCCAAAGTACGCGCTGCCAAGTCGCTGAACAAAACAAGCACTGCACCAATTAAGGCCGTGCAAATAATTTGCACACGCTCATCACGACCAAGCGAGCGACCAATCTGCGGAGCAATGAGACCAACAAAGCCAACGAGCCCACTAATTGCCACCGAAGCGCCGCAAGCAAGAACAGCAGCACCTAATAAAACCCACTGCACAACGACAACATTTACTCCCAATGACTGGGCCGACTGAGCACCCAGGGATAAAAGCCTCATCGACTTACTCATAACCAGTGCAATTATCAAACCAACAAAAATGTAAGTTCCTGCAATTGCCAATTCAGACCAGGTCCGCCCACTGATACCACCAGCTAACCAGAAGAATATTCCCTGCGACTGAGCGGCAGATGCAGCACCCACCATTATTAGTGTAATAAAGCTTCCGCAAATTGCCGACAGCGCTACGCCTGCCAGAAGTAGTCTCGTCACCGACAAGCCGGCAGGATTCTTTGCCATCATTGCCACCACAAGACTTGTTATCGCGCCGCCGGTAAACGCTATAAAAGGAATAAGCGCAAAATCCACTCCGGCAATCATCGCAATGGCGGCTGCCAATCCTGCACCGCTGGAAATACCAGTCAAATACGGATCAGCCAAAACATTTCTAGTAAGCGCTTGCAACACAAATCCTGATGTCGACAGACCAACTCCGACAACAGCTGCTATAAGAAGTCTAGGCACACGAATTTGCCAAAGCATGTCATGGAGATCCGAGTTAGTTATCTGCAAACTATGCCAAGCTTCGGCTGGTCCAATACAAACATCGCCCACGCACAAATTGAGCATAAGCGCCAACACAAGAATCGACAGCAGGATAACTATGCGAATCATCGGCAATATTGTACGAGCAGTCAGCGCATGACAACTTTGTTTCTTTGACAAAAAGTGTTGAGAATTACAAATGCGATAAGATTAGGCACTAATGAAAAGATATTCAATACCAGCAATTGCGTTGTTACTGACGGCGAATCTATCGGCTAGCGCTCACTACGAAGAGCACTCTTCCAAACACGTCAATCACAAAGCAAAAAGCTCCAAAGAATTAGGTCCATTGCCAACACAATTCGATCCATGGGATCTTCTGAAAAAGGCTCTCTCACCGGCTTACGCGGCATCCAATGAAGTAAGCATCGTTATCGAAGGCGATTACCGAATAATCAAATCGAATGGTCTGCCCGATCACGAAACAGGAGCCTTTCCTAATCGCGGCAACCCCAATACTATTCGCGAGCAACATTACACGTTTAGAATGCCTGCTGAACCGATAGCAACTGGTAAGACAACTTGGCTGGGCATGTATCCATTCGGTGTGGCGATAAACGGAATCCCGTTTGATCCGGGTGCTGCCGAATGGTGGGATAACGATCCATATTCCGGCTGGCAATATGAAGCTATGGCATTAGGACCACGCCTCGGTATTGATCAAAACAACGCACACGTTCAACCAAATGGCGCCTATCACTATCATGGTCCGCCCACTGGTCTTATCGATGAGTTGTCGCATGCACCAAAACCAACTTTGCTCGGCTACGCAGCAGATGGTTTTCCAATTTACGGACCCTTCGGTCATAGCAATCCCAATGATGCAAGTTCCGGCATGACTAAGCTTCATTCGAGCTATAGGGTAAAGCAAGGTCTTCGTCCTAACGGCCCTGGTGGCGACTACGACGGTCTATTCACGCAAGACTACGAATACAAAAAGGGACTTGGTCAGTTAGACGAATGCAACGGGCGTTTTGGTGTCACCGAAGAGTTTCCTAAAGGTACTTACTATTATGTGATCACCGATAGTTTCCCTTAAATCCCTCGCGGATTTAAAGGCACACCGGATCCAAGCTTTCCACGTCGAGGTGGCTCACGTTTAGGTCCTCCGCCTCCCGGCAGACGCCCTATGGGTCCACCAGGATTCGGCCCACCGGGCGGTCCCGGCTTTGGTCCACCAGCTGGATTTGGTCCACCACCGGATGAGCACTAACTATTGACCTGTTGCCGAGTAAGCTCCATGGCGAGCAGTTACTTGCGTCAGCACAGCGGCCATCTTGACCAGCTTCTCAGCCATTGCATGATCATCTGCGTCAGCTGCCTTCAAGAGTTCGCCGAGGATGGTGTTGTTTTGCATTAGTGAAACCAGTGAGAACTCAGTGTGCATGAGACTCATATCCTTATTCAAGTCATAACGCTGGATCTTGCGGCGTCCAAGTGGATCAGCCTTAAGCGCGACATTGATCGACTCATCCGGAGCACCGATGATGAATTCTTCGCCGGAGCTCAATGTCATCAGCTTGCTGCCGGCATAAAGCTTGACTGAGTGCGCCGAGTTATCGTACAAGCAACGAACTTTTACGATGTTGTTTTCATTGCTTACAAGCGCGATTGTTCCAGGTGCAACTGATACAAGCGAATCACCTGCACGAACAAGAGTTGCACGGCTGGCAGCAACCAGGGCTTCACCACCCTTGAGGTTAACTACACCTGGTTTTTCCATTACCAACTTGGTGCCTCTTGTCTCTTTGATCATTGCAGTGTCAGTTGCCAGACTACGCAAGGCTGAACCAATTACAGCACTGGAGCCGGTCGTGTAGGCAATCGGCACAATTGATGAAGTTTCAGTTGCCTTCGAAGCCGGAGCCGATGAAATCTTACCGCCAACTGGGGCAGCTGGAGCGCCATTGCCAATCTTAGCCGGCGCATCTTGCTTAGGTGAACGGCTCATCTTCGGAGGAACAGCGTCACTACCGATTTCTTGCTTCAACTTGTCGATTGTCTTTCTCATTGTGATTGAGAAGCAACCCATGTTGCAATTGATGAGCATATCACGACCAATCATGGCTTTTCTTTCGAACTTGCTCTTCTTAACTTGCAAGCCGACAATCTTACCTGCATCGAGTGGTTCACGATCAACACCGTCAACCGGTATCAATTCTTCTTCGGAGAGATCGGCATCAGCAACGATCAGTTCTTCACCGGCGGCAGCTTTGAGTTCTTTGGTTTCGCCATTCACTAGCATCGATATCTTCGTCTCGCCACCAAGCAAGTTGGCAACGCGGACTACACCAGGACGGTCTTGTTCAACGATAGTTGTACCGTCACCTGGAATTGAGATGTTGCCTTGCGATGTTTCAACAGTCAATCCGGCTTGACCGGCAGAAGCAACCATCTTGCCGGACTTCAATATAACGGTGTGGTTGACCGATGGAGCAAAGGTTGTACCACCGGAGCCGATTATAACTGTGCCGTCATCGCCGGCAAACGAGAATGGTTGGCAGTAACCGGAAGCAACAACCCAGCCATTTTCATCAGTTGTTGATTCGCCGCCCGGGAGAGCCATCACCGTACAAACTGTTTGTTGTACAGTCGAAGTTAGGTTAGCCTTAGTATTGTTGCTTGACGTCGTATCAGTAACGACCATAGCCGTTTGATTAACGAGTGTCGGTGAGACTTCCGGCTCGATGAATACAACGCCACCGACATCAGCTACAACTGGTGCAGCGCCACCTGGTGCAGGCGGGGCTGGCGGTACAACTGGAACAAGCAATGGACCAAATACACCAACGAATACATTGTTCAAAATCATCGGACCAGGTGGGTCAATGGCAATTACACCGCCGTTGGTCTGGAAGGTGCTTATTCCATTTACTGTAATGCTGCCCTTAACGCCGGAATCAAATACCATTGCGCCGCCACCGGTAAAGTCAAATATTGTTCCTGGCGCAAAGTTGACGGTACCAATTACCGTCGGTGTGTTAGTACCGGCAACACGCGATAGTTGCAAGTTGTTCAAGTAAGCATCAAAGCCACCAGCCGGTGCCGGACCTGACCAGATTGCAATGCCACCACCCTGGAACACATTTACATCTTGATTATCAATTACAACTGTGCCGCCGCCGCTGACATATCTGGCGACTGAACCAACTATAGCCCCAGATGGCATATTAAGTACACCATCGGTGGCGTTCAATATTACATTGGCGCCTTGAGCAAAGAGTTCGGTATTGGCGCCAAGAGTCACGTCCTGCGCACTGTTGATATTTATGTCTTGACCGACGCTCACCAGGTAAATAGTATTTGCGGCATCGAATGTGATATTGGTACCGGCATTTACCGAAGTTACATTGATAGAGCCGAAATTCATCTCATTTGTTTGATATGCGTTTATATCGGTGCTTATGAGGTCAAAACCTGCATTAACCGATCCAGCTTGCATATTGGTTGTTCCAGCAGCGCCTAGAGAAACGCCTGTTTGACCAGTCACGGTGATGTCCGTTGCAGCGGTGACTGTTCCGGAATTCAGCTGAACATTACCACCGGATGCAATTAGATTTACAGCGCCTTGTGAAGCTTGCATCGTCGCTGCACCCAAAGTAGTCACAACATTCCCTGTTCCAGTTGCTGTCAGGTTGACATTGCCTGCCGATAAGTTATCGACGGCGGTTAACGTCGTAGCTCCTGTTGAAGCCAAGTCAAATGTGCTGGTAGCACCCGCGGTTGAAGCCCCAAGGTTTACATTGTTGGTACCGCTGGCGGTACTGATGTACACATTACCACCGGTATTGGCGGTCAAAGTATCTCCGACAGTCATTGCTACTCTTGAGCTGGTACCCGATCCAATATCACCTGTGCCGGACGTGAGATTTGCATCAGTTGCTGTTATTAATGCCGTGCCTGTCGTACTAATTGCACCGGCGCCATTAGCTGTCAGGTTGACGGTACCTCCAGTCAATCCGACTGTCCCATTTATATTGATACCGCCACCGGCAGCTGTAGCCAGATCAAAGGTATTGGCTATTCCGGAAGAAGAATCACCGAGATCAACACCGCCTGTTGTACCTACAAATACGTTGCCGACAGCCACTGCGGTTAATAACGTCGTATCGGCGCTGATACGTGAAGTGGTGCCTGTACCGATACTGCCACCGGCGCTCAAGTCAATGTTAGCGCCTGATAGAGTTCCACCACTCAGACCATTGCTGATATCACCGCCCGCCAAGACCGTCATCGTGCCTGTAGTTGTCGCACCAGCATTAACTGTAACGGCGCCATTTGCATCAAGGCTGACACCTGACGAACCATTCAATGCGCCATTAAGAACAATGTTGTTGGCGGTTGTTGCCAATTTGATCGTGTCTGCTGTTATAGTGCCGGCACCGGAAGTCGTAATAGTATCCGAAGCGATAACATCCAAAGTCTTATCGACAGTCACCGAGGTGGAGGACAAGCCCAATGCACCTGTCTGATTGATGAATGCATTACCGTTGGCTGCGCCGGCGTCATTGGCTGTCAGCGACAAAGTGCCGGCAGCAGTATTCACTCTTTGACCACTCGTACCTATATTACCGGCTGTGGCCGTCAAGTCGACACTATCACCAGTCAACAGCCCTGCGCCGGAAATACTCGTTGCAGACAAGAGCGTTACAGCACCACCGGCAGCATTGGCAGTGATTCCGCCACTTAAGGTAATGCCGTTACTGGTAGCATTCAACGATACGCTACCGGCAGTGACAGTTCCTGTATTCGATACCGTTATTGCGTCACTGGCAACCAAATCGAATGTCTTGTTCACATCAACATTGGCGCCGTTCAGGGTGAGCGCACCTGTCTGATTTATGAAGGCATTACCCAAACCGGCACCGGCTGCCGAGGCAGTTACATCCATTGTTGTTGTGACGGTGTTAATGCGAGCGCCGGTTCCACCGCCGATATTACCTCCAGTGGATGTGAGAACTAAGCTATTGCCTGTTACAATGCCACTGCCGAGGATATCGGTGCCGGCACCCAGAGTTACGGTACCTGTAAGTCCTGATGAATTAACATTGCCGTTGAGAGCAATTCCGCCGTTAGTACTATTGGCAGTAAAGTTGTTGGTGACGGATGAAGTAAACAAGTTGAGCGAGCTATTTGCGCCCAATATGGCATCAACACCCTGGAATACTCTGATACGTCCGGTCATATTGTCGGCAAAGGCAGATACAGAACCAGCAGCGGCATTGCCGAAGTCGATTG contains these protein-coding regions:
- a CDS encoding ABC transporter ATP-binding protein gives rise to the protein MNLTAKDLAVGFDKPVAENIQLNVLGGTILAIAGPNGAGKSTLLKSLARLIKPVSGEVKISGKDIWSMSAREFAGHVSYVPQSQQFEQDLTVQELVALGRNPHQQWWSWSASSEDKDAVNEALEKTATAELRTKYLSNLSGGERQRALIATALAQRSQFMLLDEPISHLDFRHQLELAELLDSLRKQGLGIIVVLHDLNVIAKLADSVLLLEKSGQQPSRVAASASAHEVLQPALLKQVFQVDVRRIADADTSSDVYVTSL
- a CDS encoding iron ABC transporter permease is translated as MIRIVILLSILVLALMLNLCVGDVCIGPAEAWHSLQITNSDLHDMLWQIRVPRLLIAAVVGVGLSTSGFVLQALTRNVLADPYLTGISSGAGLAAAIAMIAGVDFALIPFIAFTGGAITSLVVAMMAKNPAGLSVTRLLLAGVALSAICGSFITLIMVGAASAAQSQGIFFWLAGGISGRTWSELAIAGTYIFVGLIIALVMSKSMRLLSLGAQSAQSLGVNVVVVQWVLLGAAVLACGASVAISGLVGFVGLIAPQIGRSLGRDERVQIICTALIGAVLVLFSDLAARTLGQGQELPLGTLLALVGGPFFLWLVSRQKGEGL
- a CDS encoding YHYH protein translates to MKRYSIPAIALLLTANLSASAHYEEHSSKHVNHKAKSSKELGPLPTQFDPWDLLKKALSPAYAASNEVSIVIEGDYRIIKSNGLPDHETGAFPNRGNPNTIREQHYTFRMPAEPIATGKTTWLGMYPFGVAINGIPFDPGAAEWWDNDPYSGWQYEAMALGPRLGIDQNNAHVQPNGAYHYHGPPTGLIDELSHAPKPTLLGYAADGFPIYGPFGHSNPNDASSGMTKLHSSYRVKQGLRPNGPGGDYDGLFTQDYEYKKGLGQLDECNGRFGVTEEFPKGTYYYVITDSFP